GCCCAGGCCGCGGAACAGATCTGCAGCCATCACGTTATAGGCGCGGTAGGCTGCACTGCGCACTTCTGGGTCGCGCATCGCCGGAAAGAACAGTGCGAGCGTCGGATACACGACCGCAAAATCAAGTCCGATGTCGGCCATTCGTTCGTAGAGCAGCTTGGGGAGCATCGCAGTCGCGCGATCAAGCGAATTCTTGGTCGGGAGCGCCCACCACGATGGCTGCATCGCGCGTCGTGCATGACGCTCGTCGAGGGTCATGCGCGCCCAATGTTGTAGGTCGCCGCCATATTCGTTCCGGCGATACCGTTCGACCATCGTTGGCCCGCCGACTCGCGCGAGGTAGTCGAGAAACGTCGGCTCGAACTCAATCCAATGGCCGTCACCGTCGATGACAGGATGCTTCAGGCGTGCACGGAGTACCGCTGAGGTTGCTGTGCGCTGCGAATCCATCTGGTCACTCCTCCAGCACCCGGCTAGTTCCTCCGCACATTGCGGAACGGTCCGGTGTCGAAGCGTGGCTCCTTCGGGAGATCAAGTACACGCTCGGAGATGATGTTGCGCTGAATCTCATCGGTGCCACCGGCGATAGAGATGGCCGGCACCGAGATTAGAATCTCAGCGATAATCCCGTTTCGCGGGCTCTCGGGTCCGCTAAGCAGTGCGTCCGTTCCGGTCATCAGCGTATGCACCCGCGCACAGGCCCGGGCGACGTGGCTGGCGGCAAGCTTGCCAAGTGAGCCTTCCGGTCCTTGCGGTCGCCCCTGCTGCTGCGCGGCACGAGCGCGACGCGCGGTCCACTCGGCTGACTTGGCCAGGATCATCAACTTGGCGATCTCCTGCCGTATGTGCAGGTCCTTGTTCGCACCCGTCTCTTTGGCGCGATCGAGAATGAGGTCAACGCGCCCAGCACGTTGCGGATACCACTTGTAGGGTTGATTGGCGGTTTCCAACTCGCGCCGCTCTTCCTCGTACATGCGTCCCGCGCGGGCGCCCTTGCGAGTCGGCACGTTCAGCCCATCCGCCCCGCGACGTTCGTGGGCCAGCGTGGTCATCGCGATTTTCCAGCCTTCGCCGACCCGTCCGACCAGGCTATCGGTTGGTACTTGCGCGTCGGTGAAAAACACCTGGTTAAACGACGCATGGCCATTCATCTGTTTGAGCGGCTGCACGTCCACGCCCGGCTGCCGTATCTCGATGACAAAATATGACATTCCTTCATGCTTGGGTGCATCCCAATCCGTGCGTGCCAGCAACAGACCGTAATTGGCATGATGGGCACTGGTGGTCCACACTTTCTGGCCATTGATGAGCCAAAAATCGCCGTGCAGATCAGCACGTGTCGTGGCCCCGGCAAGATCTGAACCGCTTCCCGGCTCGCTGAAGAGCTGGCACCACGTGTCTTCGCCGGTAAGGATGCGGCGTAGATACTTTTCTTTCTGCCGATCCGTGCCATGCTCCAGCAGCGTCGCCGCAGCTAGCAGTCGTACGCCAGACCTCGCTACCCCGACCGCGCCGACGTTGGCGAACTCTTCTTCTACTGCGCGCACGAGGCCCACCGGTAATCCGCGACCGTGCCACTTCTCCGGCCATTGCGGCATACCCCAACCTGAGTCGACCAGCTCGTTGCGCCATGCGACCAACGACATCTCAGGATCCCAGTTGGCCGCGAGCCAGGCTCGTACTTCAGCTCGCACGTCAGCTTCATTCATTTTGCTCATCGCTCATACCCCCCAGCGCTGCATTAAGAGTTCTCGATGGTAATACGGTTCGCCCAGAAAAACCTCAGAGCTTTTGGCGCGCTTGAACCATAGATGCGTGTCGTTATCCCAGGTAAAACCGATGCCACCGTGAATCTGAATCGTCTCGATGGCGAGATGCAGGTACATTTCCGAAGCTGAGGCTTTCGCCAAACACGCCAGTGCAGGCCACTCCGGGTCCTCGGCTGCGGCGGCTTGCGCCGCATAGTAGGCCGCGGATTTCGCCAGCTCCATCTCCAGCAACATGTCAGCGCACTTGTGTTTAATCGCCTGAAACGAGCCAATCGTGCGGCCGAACTGCACTCGTAGTTTTGTGTAATTCACTGCCGAATCGAACAACGTCTGGGCACCACCGACCATCTCATTGGCCAGCGCCACGGCGGCTTGGTCCAGGGTGCGCGTGAGCGCCTTTGCTCCATCAGTTCCACTGCCCAGGAGATCTGCGTGTACCCCACGAAAATCGACGCGCGCGAGCTTACGAGTCGGGTCCATCGACGGCAGCAGGCGTCGCTCGACGCCACTGGCATCGGCACGCACCGTGAAGAGCGCGAGACCATCATCCCCGCTAGTGCCACCGATGCGGCCAGCGACGACGAGCAGATCAGCGACATGCCCATCCACTACATAACTTTTTGTTCCTTGCAAGCGAAACCCATTGCCGTCAGGAGTTGCGACCAGCTCGATGGCGTGCGGATTCCACTGACCATTCAGCTCGGTGACGGCCAACGTGGCCAGTCGCTTGCCACTGGCGAGGTCAGGCAGCACGTTCGCTTTCTGCGCGTCAGTGCCAGCGTTGAGGATCGCATTGGTTGCCAGCACCGCGGTGGAGAAATATGGCGCGCATAACAATGCACGCCCCATCTCCTCCGTGACAATGCACATCTCGACCATGCCAAACCCGCCACCGCCGTACTGTTCGGCGATGTGAATTCCAGGTAACGCGAGTTGGTCGCTGAGCTGACGCCAGGTGTCGGCATCATACCCCTCAGACGTTTCCATAAGACGCCGGACTTCCGTCGTAGGGGATTTCTCCTGCAGAAATCGCCGCGTCGCCGCGCGAAATTCCTCCTGCTCGTCCGTGAACGCAAACTGGATGCGTCGCGCAGGCTCTACCTTAGATGTATCTGTTACATTCATTGCTGTTGCCATGTTCTCCGCCACACGGTCCGAAAATGCTCGGATCATGCCATGAATAGATCAGTGCAGCAATGAGTCGCGACCACAGAGGGTCACGCGGCGTAATTCGCTGAGAATCACACCGCATAGGGGCTACAAGCCCGGTAGTATTAGAACCCTAACTCAGCCAGCGGACCGCGATCGACGACCGGGGTTCGCTTGGTCCCGGCACTCAATGCGACCGAGCCAGGCGTACGTTCAAACGGATCTGCCAAACCGATTGCCTTGGCGTGTGCTTTGAGTTCGGGAATCACCTCTTCCGCAAACAAGCGCATGCTGGTGCGGCGCTCTTCGTTCTCATGCGTGCCTTGGAGGCTGAGAATAATGAAGATGCCCACACGCAGGACACTCATGATCCCCTTGATCTTCGGAATCACCGTCTGCGGCGTGCCCACAATCACCTGCATGTTCTTTTGCCCGCGCATCAGCGCCCCCTGCAGCTTGCGTCGCACGTCGGCGTAATCGATCTCAGCAGTACCACCCTGCATCTGCTCCTTCAACTTCTCGCCGCTAACCCCGAGCCACGCGCTGCTCTGCATCTTTGCCAGAGTACGAATCGCGGCTTTCGAGTTGTAGCCCGGCGGCATGGTGAATTCCGCTGCCGAGAACGCATTCTGTCCCCCGCCATAGACGAACCCGGCAGCAGCTTGCTGTGCTTTCTCCTCGGTCTCGCCCAAGGCTGTCGCGACCATATAGCCGAAATTCTCCGGTCCGGCTTGATAGCCATGTTTGGCGGCTTCGTCAGCGTAGAAGTCCCACAGATCACACGTAGGCCGCAGTGGAGTGCCCAGCCCAATATACGGATAGCGATGTGAGGCACACCATTCGACGGTCTCTGGGCTCAGTGTACCAGGAATCCACATGGGCGGATGGGGTTTTTGGTAAGGAAGTGCCCACGGATTGACGTGACGATAGTGAAAATGTTTCCCTTCGTAGCGCCACGGTCCGGGGCGGGTCCAGGCCTGGACGATAAAGTCATGCGCTTCGTTGAATAACTCACGGTTATACGCAGGATTGGCGTTATTGAAGATCTGCTCGCTGCCCGCGCCGCGCACCCAGCCAGTGACTAATCGCCCACGCGAAATCAGATCAATCTCTGCCAACTCCTCAGCCATGCGCAGCGGATGCTTGATCACCGGCAGTGGATTGCCAACCAACACGATACGGGCGCGCTTGGTACGATAGGCGAGAATCGATGCTTCAACGTTCATCACCGACCCCATGCAGATCGGGTTGCCGTGATGTTCATTGAGCGCAAGGGCGTCGAAGCCGAGGTCTTCGGCATAGCAATATTCGTCAAGGTAATAATGATAATCATCAGCCGCCTTTTCGCGGTCGAAATGCTCATTTGATACGGCGAAGAAAGCGCGATTTCTCAAAATGAGTTCTTCAGGTAGCCAGCGATACGGTCGTTCAGTGAAATATCCTATTTGCATCTTAGTGTTCCTCGTTCAGGGTTGTTATTGAACGGCAGCACTTCCCAGCCGTTTTCCTCGTATTCTCTACATAGAGCATGATCACACCAGTGCGGATCGATATACCTCTGCCACATATCACGTGGTTCCAGTCCACGCCCAGCGGCATCGACCACTCGACTCACCTTCTTCGTCGCCATGTCGTACCTCCACTTTTTGCAGGGGCTCTCCCATGTAGCAGGTCTGTCGCCGGTGCACCAGTCGAGGTCACTGTTGGCAGGCTAAAACGCGACGAATAGACTGCATCACGGGGCGTGATGCGCTCGCCACAGATACGACCGATCGTACAGAAAAAGAGGAAATTTCCATTATATGAACGTGATCGTCATTGCAGACGGGGGCCTATTGTCAACGAAAGCGGAAACGAGGAAAAGTGGGCCACAGGACATAAAACCTCAGGATTGGACTGTCGGTGACTACGCCGCCTGTACCCGCTCCCACAGCCGATACGGACCGAGCCGTGTGAGCAATATCGATGCGACCAACGTGATCACGACAAAGTTTCCTAACACGAGGCTATACGAACCCGTAGCGTCGAACCCCTTGCCCATGAGGAACGGACCAACTCCAGCGCCGAGATAAAAGATGGCAAAGACATAGCCATAAATCTCACCGAAGGCGCGTAGCCCAAAGTAGCGTCCCACCAGGTAGCCAATGATGTCGACCTCAGCTCCCAGACCCAAACCGACCAGCATAGCAGCGACATACGCGA
Above is a genomic segment from Deltaproteobacteria bacterium containing:
- a CDS encoding acyl-CoA dehydrogenase, whose protein sequence is MSKMNEADVRAEVRAWLAANWDPEMSLVAWRNELVDSGWGMPQWPEKWHGRGLPVGLVRAVEEEFANVGAVGVARSGVRLLAAATLLEHGTDRQKEKYLRRILTGEDTWCQLFSEPGSGSDLAGATTRADLHGDFWLINGQKVWTTSAHHANYGLLLARTDWDAPKHEGMSYFVIEIRQPGVDVQPLKQMNGHASFNQVFFTDAQVPTDSLVGRVGEGWKIAMTTLAHERRGADGLNVPTRKGARAGRMYEEERRELETANQPYKWYPQRAGRVDLILDRAKETGANKDLHIRQEIAKLMILAKSAEWTARRARAAQQQGRPQGPEGSLGKLAASHVARACARVHTLMTGTDALLSGPESPRNGIIAEILISVPAISIAGGTDEIQRNIISERVLDLPKEPRFDTGPFRNVRRN
- a CDS encoding acyl-CoA dehydrogenase produces the protein MQFAFTDEQEEFRAATRRFLQEKSPTTEVRRLMETSEGYDADTWRQLSDQLALPGIHIAEQYGGGGFGMVEMCIVTEEMGRALLCAPYFSTAVLATNAILNAGTDAQKANVLPDLASGKRLATLAVTELNGQWNPHAIELVATPDGNGFRLQGTKSYVVDGHVADLLVVAGRIGGTSGDDGLALFTVRADASGVERRLLPSMDPTRKLARVDFRGVHADLLGSGTDGAKALTRTLDQAAVALANEMVGGAQTLFDSAVNYTKLRVQFGRTIGSFQAIKHKCADMLLEMELAKSAAYYAAQAAAAEDPEWPALACLAKASASEMYLHLAIETIQIHGGIGFTWDNDTHLWFKRAKSSEVFLGEPYYHRELLMQRWGV
- a CDS encoding LLM class flavin-dependent oxidoreductase, encoding MQIGYFTERPYRWLPEELILRNRAFFAVSNEHFDREKAADDYHYYLDEYCYAEDLGFDALALNEHHGNPICMGSVMNVEASILAYRTKRARIVLVGNPLPVIKHPLRMAEELAEIDLISRGRLVTGWVRGAGSEQIFNNANPAYNRELFNEAHDFIVQAWTRPGPWRYEGKHFHYRHVNPWALPYQKPHPPMWIPGTLSPETVEWCASHRYPYIGLGTPLRPTCDLWDFYADEAAKHGYQAGPENFGYMVATALGETEEKAQQAAAGFVYGGGQNAFSAAEFTMPPGYNSKAAIRTLAKMQSSAWLGVSGEKLKEQMQGGTAEIDYADVRRKLQGALMRGQKNMQVIVGTPQTVIPKIKGIMSVLRVGIFIILSLQGTHENEERRTSMRLFAEEVIPELKAHAKAIGLADPFERTPGSVALSAGTKRTPVVDRGPLAELGF